In the genome of Polaribacter atrinae, one region contains:
- the gpmI gene encoding 2,3-bisphosphoglycerate-independent phosphoglycerate mutase produces MNKKVILMILDGWGITQDPKVSAIYNAKTPFINGLYGKYPNAQLRTDGEHVGLPEGQMGNSEVGHMNLGAGRIVYQNLARINKAVREKTLGKEKVLLDTFKYAKDNKKDVHLLGLLSNGGIHAHIDHLKGLLDVAKENEIGNVYLHAFTDGRDCDPKSGTYFINDIQEYMKESTGELASVTGRYYAMDRDNRWERVKEAYDGLVNGVGTKTTDAIAVMNKNYEDGITDEFHKSIIVTNEDGSPKTQIKEGDVVLFFNYRTDRGRELTNALSQNDFPEFGMKKLDLYYTTITLYDESFKGINVIYNTDNIKNTLGEVLSKAGKKQIRIAETEKYPHVTFFFSGGQEEPFEGESRILRNSPKVATYDLKPEMSAYELKDALCEDLKKGEADFVCLNFANGDMVGHTGMMDAAIKACEAVDICAKEVIETGLDNGYSILLIADHGNCETMMNPDGSPHTAHTTNPVPFILIDKEIKSINSGVLGDIAPTILDLMGVEQPKEMTQHSLL; encoded by the coding sequence ATGAACAAGAAAGTTATCCTAATGATTTTAGATGGTTGGGGAATTACACAAGACCCTAAAGTATCTGCTATTTACAATGCAAAAACACCTTTTATTAATGGTTTATATGGCAAATACCCAAATGCTCAGTTAAGGACAGATGGAGAACATGTTGGTTTGCCAGAAGGACAAATGGGAAATTCTGAAGTTGGACACATGAATTTAGGTGCTGGTAGAATTGTTTATCAAAACTTAGCTCGTATTAACAAAGCGGTAAGAGAAAAAACCTTAGGTAAAGAAAAAGTATTATTAGATACTTTTAAATATGCCAAAGACAATAAAAAGGATGTTCATTTATTAGGATTACTTTCTAATGGAGGAATACATGCACACATAGATCACCTAAAAGGATTGTTAGATGTTGCTAAAGAAAATGAAATAGGCAATGTGTATTTACACGCATTTACAGACGGTAGAGATTGTGACCCAAAATCTGGAACTTATTTTATTAACGACATTCAAGAATACATGAAAGAAAGTACAGGAGAATTAGCTTCTGTAACCGGACGTTATTATGCAATGGATAGAGATAATAGATGGGAACGTGTAAAGGAAGCGTATGATGGTCTTGTAAATGGTGTAGGTACTAAAACTACAGATGCTATTGCAGTGATGAATAAAAATTATGAAGACGGAATTACAGATGAGTTTCATAAATCTATCATAGTAACTAATGAAGATGGTTCTCCTAAAACACAAATTAAAGAAGGTGATGTTGTTTTATTCTTTAATTACAGAACAGATAGAGGAAGAGAATTAACAAACGCGTTATCTCAAAATGATTTTCCAGAATTTGGAATGAAAAAATTAGACCTTTATTATACAACCATTACCTTGTATGATGAAAGCTTTAAAGGGATAAACGTTATTTATAATACCGACAACATAAAAAACACTTTAGGTGAAGTTTTATCTAAAGCAGGTAAAAAACAAATTAGAATTGCAGAGACAGAAAAATATCCTCACGTAACATTTTTCTTTTCTGGAGGGCAAGAAGAACCGTTTGAAGGAGAATCTAGAATTTTAAGAAACTCACCAAAAGTAGCTACTTACGATTTAAAACCAGAAATGTCTGCGTACGAATTAAAAGACGCTTTGTGTGAAGATTTGAAAAAAGGAGAAGCAGATTTTGTTTGTTTAAACTTTGCAAACGGAGATATGGTTGGGCATACAGGAATGATGGATGCTGCTATTAAAGCATGTGAAGCTGTAGATATTTGTGCTAAAGAAGTTATAGAAACTGGTTTAGATAACGGATATTCTATTTTACTAATTGCAGATCACGGTAACTGTGAAACCATGATGAATCCTGATGGATCTCCTCATACCGCACATACTACAAACCCAGTTCCTTTTATCTTAATTGACAAAGAAATAAAATCGATAAATAGTGGTGTTTTAGGTGATATTGCTCCTACAATTTTAGATTTAATGGGCGTAGAACAACCTAAAGAAATGACACAACATTCTTTATTATAA
- a CDS encoding class I SAM-dependent methyltransferase, producing the protein MSIFKSILNTIPRPWLIKASYLVRPIIAFSLKGDKFTDPIDGKSFRKFLPYGYGKQRENALSPSTLSLERHRLMWLFLKDETSFFTSTKKLKTLHIAPEQCFLDIFRKQKNLAYTTSDLESPIADVKADICDLPFDDNSFDVIFCNHVLEHITDDTKAMQELFRVMKKGGFGIFQIPQELSREKTFEDNTITDQKERAKIFGQYDHVRVYGRDYFDKLRSIGFKVDEIDYTQKIAPEKLERFCLMKDEILPVCYKD; encoded by the coding sequence GTGTCTATTTTTAAATCCATTCTTAACACCATCCCAAGACCTTGGTTAATAAAAGCTAGTTACCTAGTAAGGCCAATCATTGCTTTTTCTTTAAAAGGCGATAAATTTACAGATCCAATAGATGGTAAAAGTTTTCGTAAATTTTTACCATACGGATATGGTAAACAGCGAGAAAATGCACTTTCTCCTTCTACCCTATCTTTAGAGAGACATCGTTTAATGTGGTTATTTCTTAAAGATGAAACTTCTTTTTTTACATCAACAAAAAAACTAAAGACTTTACATATTGCTCCGGAACAATGTTTTTTAGATATTTTTAGAAAACAGAAAAACTTAGCATACACAACATCAGATTTAGAATCTCCTATTGCAGATGTTAAAGCAGATATTTGCGACTTGCCTTTTGATGACAACTCTTTTGATGTTATTTTCTGTAACCACGTATTAGAACACATTACAGACGACACAAAAGCAATGCAAGAGCTGTTTAGAGTAATGAAAAAAGGCGGATTTGGTATTTTTCAAATTCCGCAAGAATTATCAAGAGAAAAAACTTTTGAAGATAATACTATCACAGACCAAAAAGAACGTGCTAAGATCTTTGGGCAATATGATCACGTACGAGTTTACGGTAGAGATTATTTTGATAAATTACGTTCTATCGGTTTTAAGGTTGATGAAATTGATTACACACAAAAAATCGCTCCAGAAAAACTAGAACGATTTTGTTTAATGAAGGACGAAATTCTTCCTGTATGTTATAAAGATTAG
- a CDS encoding BT0820 family HAD-type phosphatase has protein sequence MIPTNPLIIAVDFDGTIVEDAYPKIGEEIIFAFDTLKRLQSQGHRLILWTYRHGKRLDEAVAFCKENNVEFYAVNKNFPEEEYDEKHSRKIHADLFIDDRNVGGFLGWTEIHKAIFNYEPPKKKKKGFFSFFK, from the coding sequence ATGATACCAACAAACCCACTAATTATTGCTGTAGATTTTGATGGTACCATTGTAGAAGATGCGTATCCTAAAATTGGTGAAGAAATAATTTTTGCTTTTGATACCTTAAAAAGATTACAATCTCAAGGTCATCGATTAATTCTTTGGACCTACAGACACGGAAAAAGATTAGATGAAGCAGTTGCTTTCTGCAAAGAAAATAATGTTGAATTTTATGCCGTAAACAAGAATTTCCCAGAAGAGGAATACGATGAAAAACACAGTCGTAAAATACATGCAGATTTATTTATAGACGACAGAAATGTTGGAGGCTTTTTAGGTTGGACAGAAATACACAAAGCCATTTTTAACTACGAGCCACCTAAAAAAAAGAAAAAAGGCTTTTTCTCTTTTTTCAAATAG
- a CDS encoding GxxExxY protein, translated as MKSELLHKQESYNIIGSCMEVHKELGKGFSEIIYGDALEIEFKRRGILYQREVKFQILYKGEKLSHYYFADFVIDNKIILEIKAIECLTNSHIKQTLNYLAASKIKLGLLVNFGEDSLTYKRVIL; from the coding sequence TTGAAATCAGAACTACTACATAAACAAGAATCATATAATATTATTGGTTCTTGTATGGAAGTTCATAAAGAATTGGGGAAAGGTTTTAGTGAAATTATTTATGGTGATGCTTTAGAAATTGAATTTAAAAGACGAGGAATTTTATATCAAAGGGAAGTGAAATTTCAAATATTATATAAAGGAGAAAAACTGTCTCATTATTATTTTGCTGATTTTGTTATTGATAATAAAATAATACTTGAAATTAAAGCTATTGAATGTTTAACAAACAGCCATATAAAACAAACCCTAAATTATTTAGCTGCATCAAAAATAAAACTTGGCTTATTAGTTAATTTTGGTGAAGATAGTTTAACCTATAAAAGAGTAATTTTATAA
- the map gene encoding type I methionyl aminopeptidase, whose amino-acid sequence MIKIKTREEIELMRESALIVSKTLGMLAKEVKPGVSTLYLDKLAEDFIRSEGAVPGFLGLYDFPNSLCMSPNNQVVHGIPNKNPLVEGDIISIDCGAYKNGFHGDHAYTFAVGEIAEETKKLLDVTRASLYVGIREFKAGNRVGDVGYAIQKFTEDHGYGVVRELVGHGLGREMHEDPEMPNYGKRGRGKKFVEGMVVAIEPMTNLGTHKIRQHADGWTITTLDNKPSAHFEHDIAIVNGKPELLSTFKYVHDALGIVTDEEDEFRQ is encoded by the coding sequence ATGATTAAGATAAAAACAAGAGAAGAAATAGAATTGATGAGAGAGAGCGCCCTAATCGTTTCTAAAACATTAGGTATGCTTGCAAAAGAAGTAAAACCTGGTGTTTCTACTTTGTATTTAGATAAACTTGCCGAAGATTTTATTAGATCTGAAGGCGCTGTACCTGGTTTCTTAGGTTTATATGATTTTCCAAACTCACTTTGCATGAGTCCTAATAACCAAGTTGTACATGGTATTCCAAATAAAAACCCACTAGTAGAAGGCGATATTATTTCTATAGACTGTGGGGCATATAAAAATGGTTTTCACGGAGATCATGCCTATACATTTGCAGTTGGCGAAATTGCAGAAGAAACAAAAAAACTATTAGATGTAACAAGAGCTAGTTTATATGTTGGTATTCGTGAATTTAAAGCAGGTAATAGAGTTGGTGATGTAGGCTATGCAATTCAGAAATTTACAGAAGACCATGGTTACGGAGTTGTAAGAGAATTGGTAGGTCATGGTTTGGGTAGAGAAATGCACGAAGACCCAGAAATGCCAAACTACGGTAAAAGAGGAAGAGGAAAGAAATTTGTAGAAGGAATGGTGGTTGCCATAGAACCAATGACAAATTTAGGAACTCACAAAATTAGACAACACGCAGATGGTTGGACAATTACTACTTTAGATAACAAGCCTTCTGCTCATTTTGAACACGATATAGCTATTGTAAACGGTAAACCAGAATTACTTTCTACGTTTAAATATGTACATGACGCATTGGGTATTGTTACCGATGAAGAGGATGAATTTAGACAGTAA
- a CDS encoding thioredoxin family protein: MKKVFLLACIMAFAACNVQQKVTETEKISAYKNKNRDLIGVANKESFQQIPYSTWFNKKYDTYTPDSLTITSLKKELKGIEIKGFMGTWCGDSKRETPHFYKILEQTDFNLNNLELITVNISKKTPDNLQEGFNIKRVPTFIFYRDGKEIGRYVEYARESLEKDILKIVSGKEYKHSYDN, translated from the coding sequence ATGAAAAAAGTCTTTTTATTGGCTTGTATAATGGCTTTTGCAGCTTGCAACGTCCAACAAAAAGTAACTGAAACAGAAAAAATATCTGCATATAAAAACAAAAATAGGGATTTAATTGGAGTGGCTAACAAGGAGTCATTTCAACAAATCCCTTATAGTACCTGGTTCAATAAAAAGTATGACACCTATACACCAGACTCATTAACAATTACTTCTCTTAAAAAAGAATTAAAGGGAATTGAAATTAAAGGTTTTATGGGTACTTGGTGTGGAGATAGCAAAAGAGAAACTCCACATTTTTACAAAATTTTAGAACAAACAGATTTTAATCTAAATAATTTAGAGCTTATTACTGTTAACATCAGTAAAAAAACTCCAGATAATTTACAAGAAGGTTTCAATATAAAAAGAGTACCAACTTTTATCTTTTATAGAGATGGAAAAGAAATTGGTAGATATGTAGAGTATGCGCGAGAATCTTTAGAGAAAGACATACTAAAAATTGTTTCTGGAAAGGAATATAAACATTCTTACGACAATTAA